The DNA window GCACGATATCCCTTTTTTACCACCAAGGAAGCTTCAGTTCGTCGGCGAGTTTTCTGGTGTATATACATATTGGAGAGGCTACTCTGTCAGTCTCTGGGCCTGCCACTTGATATTCACGACGACGACCTTGATGTTTGTTATCCCGGCGAAGAGCGCCATACACTTACCAACAGAGACGAAAATGTCCAAAGACTACAGCTCTTGACGTTTGTGACAAAACACGCCCGCATTCGCGGTCTTATCCTCGAGCTGAGAAATAAATCCATGCTACAACGGCAAGACACGGCAGATCGAGCAGCTTTCGTACAAGCCGAGCTGGCTAAATGGTTCAACGAAATCCAAGACGCcgttgaagaagacgatcTAGCCGATACAGACTCGAACACGCCTGCGATATCTGAACATCACAAAATCATGCTCTTGGTTCTAAAACACGAGTCTGCGATATGTCTCAACAGACCTGGCTTGGCCTCCGAGCATCCCTCTCCCTCATACTCGTCCGCTTTTCAGGCTTGTATCTCGGCTGCAAAGTCAATATTGATAATACTCAAGAAACATCGGAATCGCCATCAACTACAAGTTGACTCAAATGGTGCAAGGTCACAAACTCCCTTATTGTGGCCATCATTTACATGGTCTATCTGGATTAGTGCGTTCGTTCTTATACATGCTGCTTTTGAGAGACAGGTCCCTCTCGACAGTGCACTAAAGTATGTTATAATATCCCTAATATGCTATCTTTTCTAATCGTACCTAGGCATGTCGCTGCAGCGAAGAGTATTCTCGGTCATCTAGCGGCTCGAGACACATCTTGGCCAGAATATTGTCTCGGCGCCATTGATGAACTCACATCTACAGTCCAAGAGCTCTCCCAAGACCGACCTTGTCCGATTGAATCACCTGCTGACGCTTCCATCACGACAAGGACTTTCTCGCCTGTTATTCCATATCAAAGAGGAGTCAATACCGCCACGCCTTCGAGGCCTCCAAGGTCTTTAAATCAAGACCTCGCAACGGGCTCAAGGGTCGCTACTGAAAATAGAGACACAGAACGGTCTACCACGTCAAACCCCCCTTCCAACGTCGCATCATTCCCACCACAATCTTCATCTCCCCGACCACAACAGCGTAAGCGCCAACGGACCTTCCCTTCTGCTACAGCCATATCTCATGGCATGCCATATCACCAGGAAACCCCCCACGGCCCTTACATGAGTGACTTACTCTCTACACCAAACACTTCGCTGCCTATGGAAGGATCAGCCTACCCACAGTTAGACAATGTGCCTCTTGAAGGTCAAGAGTCAATGATGTGGTACGACCAGCTCTTTGCAAGCTCTTTCAGTGCTATTGATAATCCCCTCCTAGTTCATGCAGAATTTGAcgcttctgttgatccaACGTGGAATTATCTGCGCTAGTCTATGGTACATAGCTAATTCATCATACCTCCTTCACTTGCATCACCTCCCTTGCCTTGTTCAATATTACCTGTACATGTTTCTTACCCGACGCTCTATTTCCAAAGAGGTTCTTGCTCTGAAGATGTTCAAGGAACAGCTCATAAGCTGGCATATATCCTTTGACGAACTTGATTACCTGCTCATCCGACATCCCCGGCTTATGCTCCCTCAAAGCCCTTTCCTGGCCCAATCGCCATTCATAAACTTGAACCAGTTTATCCGTGCTCAAGTGCAAGAAACCGTCAAAGTGTTGCGGTCCGGCAAAGGTGTCGCAATATCGTCTGAGATTCTCGTTGATCAACAAAAGATGTTCGAGCTTGTGACTCGCAAGGGTATTGGTGAGAGACCACTCTTCAGACTGTTGCGACTCTGAAGCCTTAGCCTGCTCCCATTTCCTAGTGACTTCTTCCTTAGTCAGGGGCTGAAAACCGAGAGCCCAGCCTTCAAAGATGAGCACATCGAGATCTTGGCCCAAAGACACCTCATCCCATTCTTCCGCTGGGACTCTTCCACCTTGGCCTCCATGGAGACTCTTATCGTACGCGGGCCACTTGACGGTCTTCTTCTCACTCTCTACCCGACCAAGGAcctgatcaaagaagtcCTTCGCAAGAACCTCGTCATGAGTTCCAGGCTGGCCACGGGTTTGAAGAAGACCGTTGTCTGTGTTCGCTTCGCGAATAGCCACGAGTTGTGGATGGTCATGATAAAGATCATCTAGAGACAAGGTGCGGTTTTTGAGATTATGCTGGGTTGTTAAAGCTTGAGATAGAGCTGCAGCCCATGTGGACTTTCCACTGCCTTGGAGACCGGAAAGTCCAAGGACGAATGGTTTTGATGAATGTTTCTGGTGGGCGCGGATCGCAGGCACGAAAATGTCCAGAACGGCATTGATAGCGTTTGGGTCGATCATGTTAACAGGAGGTTTCAAAGGATATACAATTTGGTGGTTCAACTGTTGAAAAGGATTGACAGTATTGGAAAGAGAACAGTGAAATCAAAACCAGTCCGGAGAAAGTAATAATGTTTCGACTCATATGTATATGTCGTTACTTCATTGAGCGGATATTGTCAGCAAATCCCCGCATAATGAATGGATCTGAGCCGCTATCCACGGAAAACCATTGATGACAGCGGAGTTGGACCAGCGAGGCCATAGTCAGCCGGCTAGTGGGTAGtagaaaaaataaccttCTAAGtattaggttacaaaaataaatagtctaagagctatagtctaaggagcataaagtgacctactaattttaTCTCTTAGGCTtttagcggccaatttttctgataccctgaggggcCGGGGTCCAATATAGTCGGTGTTATTCTTCATGGGGTTGAAGCGGACAAAGAAACGTCCGCCTGCTCCACATCCATCGAGAGTGATATAATTTCACATGAGCAATTACAAacatttaaatagatttgaGGGACATTGATCTATTCCTATCACTTTACTTATCACATATTGCACCATGTCTCCATCAGCCGTTGCCGCCAAAAAGACATATAACATCGCCTCCATCCCAGCTGATGGCATCGGTCCTGAGGTCATATCAGCTGGAATCGAGGCGTTGACTGCTTTAGCTGATACACTCCAAACATTCAACCTGGACTTTACCCATTATGACTGGAGCTCAGACACTTACAAGAAGACGGGAAAGTACATTCCTGACGGTGGCCTTGATCAACTAAAGAAGCACGATGCTATCCTCTTTGGCGCCGTAGGAGCTCCTGGTAAGTAGCATATCCCAGCAGAATTGTAGTTGTATATATATACTCATCACCAATAGATGTCCCTGATCATATCTCTCTTTGGGGTCTTCGTCTCGCCATCTGCCAACCCTTCCAGCAATACGCCAACGTTCGTCCCACACGCATCATGCGCGGAACACAGTCTCCTCTACGTAACTGTAAGACTGGAGATCTTGACTGGGTCATTATCCGCGAGAATAGTGAGGGCGAATACGCCGGTCAAGGCGGTCGATCGCATCGTGGTCATCCATGGGAGGTGGCTACCGAAGTCTCCATCTTTACACGCCACGCCGTCAACAGACTTATTCGCTTTTCATTTGAGATTGCGCAGAAGAGACCGAGGAAGCATTTGACTGTTGTTACCAAGAGCAATGCTCAGCGCAATGGTATGGTGTTGTGGGATGAAGTCGCTGCTGAGGTCGCGAAGGACTTTCCTGATGTGACAGTGGAGAAGATGCTGGTTGATGCTATGACTACCAAGATGGTTCTCAAGCCTGAGAGTATTGATACCATTGTCGCAAGCAACCTGGTAAGTCAACAGCGACATCCTCGTAGATACTGTTCATACTGACAATTGTTAAGCACGCAGACATTCTCTCTGATCTAGCAGCAGCCCTCGCAGGTTCAATCGGCATCGCACCAACGAGTAACCTTGACCCGACCCGCGAGAACCCATCCATGTTCGAGCCTATTCACGGATCAGCTTTTGACATTACCGGTAAAGGTGTCGCTAATCCTGTTGCTACATTCTGGACGGCAGCAGAGATGCTCGCTTGGCTCGGTGAGGAAGATGCGTCGATCAAGTTGATGGATTGTGTGGAGAATGTGACGGCTTCTGGGGTTCTGACACAGGATCTTGGTGGCAATGCGACGACCAAAGAAGTCACGGACGCAGTTGTGGcagagatcaagaagcttgGGAAGGGCTCAGATTAACCTTTTATGTTCTAATTGAACTCTGAATTGCTCTCTTGTCTTGTTATTTGCGCACAGTGACTTCTTTGTCTTGTGATATCCATGCTTTGTTCTCTGGAGCCTTGTTTATACAAAGGCAGACAGATATAGCAATGTGGCTTTGTATTCTCCAACTATTCTTCAAAGCATGTACCATTATGAAGGCAGTTCCAATGCTGCTGTATTGACTATAAGATTGTCATGCATTTAAATCCCCATTGTTGACTTGACTGAACCAAGGAGTAAACATCACCAACCCTCAGTTTCACTCAACTGTAACTTACCAACCACACAACATTATTGAGAACACAACCTTTCAAAATGTGTCACATAACTATCGTCAAATGCAGTGCGCAAGACTGCAAAACCCCACTGCGCGTCCGTATCGTCTACTGCAAAGGCGCGCGAGAAGACACAAGAAACATGATCCCAGCTAACTGCATTGAACGTCAAACAGCGATAGGGCAGTTCAAGCAAGATGAAACCTTGCATGGATGCCTTGGAAATAGGCTGGATCCTGGACTTGATCAAGATGAAGATTGTTTCCTTCACTGCTCTTCCTGAAGCAAGCAGTGATGGTGCTACGCACAAGTCTAGTTGTGGAAGCAAATCACAGACGATATGCCCATCTCGAAAGAGATAGATGAaagtagtaggtagtagtaTCAACAATTCACAAACAAGAGAGTCATTTTCATGTTTTATAGGTCATTCATCGTTTGTTCAACAACACTGGCTAAATACAGTCACCCACTACCCTACCAGTTCACAATAAAGTGAGTATGTGTATGtatatgtatgtatatacaATACATACCATACAATCAATCATACATAACCCGGTAAAGATGAAGACTCAACCAAGGAAAAGCAAACACACACACCTGTAGAAACTGAAATAATCATTCAATTCAACAATCAGAAAGAGAAAATCGCAATCCCACCTTCTCaatggcgatgatgatgttgatggcgatggcgatggtggtggtggcgggTTCTTTGGCCATTACCCTCATTTTCGCCAGGAAATTCAGCACGAGTCATGGTCCTCTCAACAGCCCTCATCCTCTGATCCATCCACACCTCCTCAACAGTCCTCATCCCCTCAGCAGCTTCACGCTGCATCGCCGCTATTCGTTCATCCATCCAAGCATCGTTGATAAATTCCAATCGAGGTTGTAAATCTGTCAACGTGTCCATCAGGGTGTGTAACTCATGCCGCTGATCGCGGACTGTGGCTTCATGACGCTGATGTtgctcttctcttcccatGTGTCCCATCGCCGGCGCAGGGTTGGTAAAGCCGCCAGGAGCCATGTGTCCACCTGCCAAGTTCccatgtccatgtccatgtccaATACGATCCGGGTCACCCCGTAGGTGAATGTTTGGTGCAAGAAAGGCGGGAGGAAGTTGAGGACCGGCCGGACGATTGTATACTGCGGGGGGGAAGGGATCAGGAAGGATTGGATCGAACATCCCTGGTTGCATCAGAACTGGTAGTCCTCTATACAATCCGCCCATTCGGGCCATTATGGCTCTCTGGGTCCCATTTAGTCCCCGCCATTCTTCTCTCCCTCCGAAAGCATTTATCTCTTCCAGCTCATGCTCGAGCTCAGCCGCGCGACGATCTCTGATGTGTTGTTCACGAAGAGCTTCCTCGCGTTGCGGAAGCACCAGTGGTCGGATAACTCGCCTGGAAGCCGAAGTGTTATGTCGtcgtctttcttcttctccggGGTTAGGACGCAGCTGCGGGATTCTGAGCGATCCAGTCCCGACATCTTGAGAAGCCAGCGCGTCTGTACGACGAATCTGACGGCGGAACTGTGGTGGTTTGATGCCAGGGCGGTCCCGCATGGGCACCATGGACTCAAAGCCGTTGTGCTGAGGACAAGTACAGCCTTTCCATTTCGCGCCGCACAAATAGCAGAACTCGTAATAGCAGCGACAAGTAATATGGTTACAGGCCTCTAACAGCTGAATCATCCTACCGCAACGAGGGCAGTTGACGGTTCGGGTGGCATCCATGGTGGCCCAAACATCTTCTACCACCCCTTCTTCGGCGCAAGGTTGTCCGCTGTGGCGTCTCGCACCGCAATCGAGGCACGTTCTGTCATGACAAATAAGGCAATGCCCTTTTCGATCTGGTGGGATAAACGCCGCGCAGTTGCCATCGTGGCAGTAGATTCGATCAGGAATTGATACCTGACGTTCTTCATCCATCTGGCGAAATAGATGGACAAGAGCAGGGGAGCGCGCGAGTGCAACCGCTTCTTCGTCAAATGGCTGGCAGCATCTAGGGGGGAAGTCGTCCTGGGAGCGAAAGCCTATTCGGAGGGCTTCGCGATAGCAAGACAAGCAGTAGTTGCAGCCGCAGGGTGCTCTAACGTGAGCACTCTCAGTACAGATAATGCAGTCTTGGCCATTGCTTTCGGGTTCAGGTTCCGAAGGGTCTGGAATGAAAGCCGCTCGTCGTTCTTCGCGGTCCAATACGACGCGATGGGAAGTATCTTGGACTTCGGGACTGCGCAGCCGCTGGGCTGCCAGTTCATCTTCTGGCATGATTCGCGATACTAGAAGAGCTTGTTCCTCGGGGTCTGCGAGTTCGAGTGCAAGAATGATTGTTCTTGCCAGACTGGCTTCCGAAAGTTCGTTGCGTTCCTCAGTAGAGAGGAGGTCAAGACGAGTCAGTAGGTCAACAAGGTCCGGATGAACCTGGTGGAATACGTCCGATTGGCGGCGGGACGACATGCTGGGCATTTTTTTTACAGAATAATCTTCTTGGGAGTGTTTCCAAAATAAGATACAACAtgtgaaagcttgttggGAAGTTAGTTGTGTGTAATTTTTGGAAAAGATGAGCGCAGAAGGTTTAAATAGTCAAGAGAAACAAGAGGTGGGCAACTTGAACAGTTCTGGgtgagaatgaactgaacagTAACAATGTTCGCAAGTATGGGAATGACAAGAAGAATGAATGCAGACAAGGTCAGTTGAAAGGGTACTCTCTTAAGTATAACTTTGGCCTTGTTGGGTGCAGGTGGAAATAGTGACCTTGTTCATCAAATGGGAATGATAAGGAACTCGACTGTAGAACTGCAGAACAAAGTCGAATACTTGCAGTGACATTGTACTCAACAGTTCTGTCGCCCTGTGGCTATTATCCAACACATCACCAACAGTTCGCGCACAGTTCATGCAGGTATGCGAAAGTTAGAATTCGAAGCCAAAAGGCAATCAGATTGATAATGCACTGTCATTTCCGTTACCCAAGAAAATCCATGGCCATGCGCCTTCACCTCGCTTTGCTTGACAATTAGCCGCTGCCCACAGGGTATCCGGGCATCCATTCATCAACGACATAAAGATATTTGACTCCTTGAAAGAATGATAAATCATGATACAAGTCCAGGATCCAAGAGTGGTATCCTACCTAAATCCCCCGTACCGACAGTCCATAAACCCAAGCGGGGAGTGATTCGACCCATGTGAAGTGGGTTGACAAATAAATAAACCATGTAAGATAAAACAACATTAACGCGTAAACCCCACAAACTCCACTTCGTCGTGAACTCCATCGCTGATTCCCTATGTGACGTTGAAGGTGAAAGACACGCAATATAGACAAACAAACAATTCGACGGCTCGAAGCCTAGTAGCTGAAGTCAACATTGGCCATTGACATGGCGGGCGGACCTTTGTTCTGGTCATTGTTGTTATTAAGCAATGagctgttggtgttgttctGGCTCACAGTTATGGAAGACGCATCCCCGTCACCCAATGTTGTATCTGCGCTTGATGCAGATGTTGTTGTTTGAAGTTCGTGGCCAGCTGGAGGTTGAGCGCTCGGTGACCAACCATCGTTGAGCATCTGCTGGAAACTCCAGCTCGGTTCGAATGATTTACTGTTCCATGCATGGTTCACACGTTCGTACATTTCGTCGATCTGTTCCAGGCTGATCTTGCTCGTCTCATACACCATGCACCATACAAAGAAAACGGCCAGAATGCAAAAGGCGCCCCAGATAAAGAAGATTTTTGGACCAAAGGAGGCGTTGCCTGGTCCTGTGCCGACCAAGAAAGGCGCGCCGTAAGCAATGCCAAAGTTGAGAAGCCAGTTGGATGCTGTTGAAACGGACATGGCCTTTGCTCGGACCTTTAGAGGATAAATCTCAGAAGTGACGACCCAGACCACGGGGCCCCAAGATGCAGCGAAAAAGAAAATGTTGATAGCACAAAAGGCGATGAGGATGGTTTGTGACGCTTTCTCGTAGTTTTGTCCTGTCGCTGTGTCGAATGACGCCATAAGAAGTTGACAACCAGCCATGCCAAGTGCTCCAATCATCAAAAGTCTTCGCCGGCCCCATTTCTCAATGACTAATAGACCTGGTATCGTCGATACAACGTTGATAATGTTGATAATAAGCGACTTGGTGTAAGGGCTTTCAACGCCGGCGCCGTCAAAAAATGATGTGCTGTAATACATTATAAAGTTGATACCAGTAAGTTGTTGAAGCATCTGAAGCCCACATCCAGTAAAAGTTCGCCGACCAAGATTCGGTGAGCCGATAAAAAGTTGCTTATAGCTGTCGGGACCTAATGTTAGTTCGTATTGATGGTTGGCAATCATTTCTTGCAGTTCATCAACGAGTGCCGGGTGGGTAATGTCGAGTCGTCGTAGCCGGCTTAGTGATAGGCCGGCGGCTTCGTGCAAGCCCTTCTTAACAAGGAAACGAGGTGTTTCTGGTAGCAGTAATAGACCTCCGGTGAGAATGATTGCTGGGACGATTTGGAGACCGAGAGGGATGCGGTATGCGGATGAGTTGTTGAGTTTGGAGGCCAGAATGTTAACAATAGAGGCGGCCAATAGGCCAAAGGTGATGGATAATTGATAGGCGCAGACGAGAGTACCTCGTATCCATTTGGGCGCCATTTCAGACTGATATAGTGGAACGAGTACAGAGATGAGACCGACTCCTACACCAGCAAAGAATCTGTAACGGTTAATAATCTGATCTCGCCCGACTCAGTTTAAGTGGGAACATACCTTCCGACCAGCAATAAGTCAATGTTATCAGCGGCAACTTGGAAGATGGCACCGACGCAGAAGATAGCGACGGCCAGAAGTAAAGTTTTGCGACGGCCTAATGAGTCGCCGGTAGGTGCGGCAAGCAGAGCACCGAGGGCCGTGCCAGCACTTAGAATGGCGACAATGATAGATGAGTCTTTTGTGCAAATGTCGATGGCGCCGTTATCATCGATGCAATTTGTGTGTTTTCCGAACTGCTCCTTGAACTCTGTCATGGCAAGGATACCGTTGATGGCTCTGCAAAGATGGATAGTTAGTATTTGTGACTGAAAAATAATGTGACGCGATCAAGTGATTTGGTTATGGATGAGCGAATGCGGTTGGGAGTCCGGCCGGTCGTTTTATATTGACGGGTTTGCGAGTGTAAGTCATTATCATTTCGAATATCAGTATCGTATAACTCCATCTCGAATTTCCTCGCCGTGTTATcgtttttttgttgttgaaaATAATGTGGTGATGGTATCGGCGTCATCTTCCGTCACACAAGGTTCGCCGCCGCCGTCGCATCGTTAAAAAGTCAATCGTGAATATCCGTCAAAGCGTTGTAGAAGGTCCCTTGTTTCGTCTATTATCGTCGGGTCCGTGGTTTTGAATTTCGCCGTACTTCCCCATCCGCAATACATGCCATTTCcaacatcaaagtcaagggATTGGTGGTCTGTCTTACCCAGTATCGTAGCCGAACAGTAACCCGCCAGAGGCAACGAAGAGACCGACCATGATGGCCGGCGCCGACGAGCCCGCGACATTGTCGGGTTTCTGCCAGCCCATGGCAATGGCCATGGTGTAGGTGTTGAAGTCGTCAATCCAGGGTTCAGAGGTGTCGAGAGCGAAAGGCTCCGAGTCGGCGAGATTTTGGTGGAGGTTGAAGGGGTTGAGAGATCAACGGGGGGACATTGGGCGATTCCGTGTGGGTAATATTGGATGGCAGATGGCCACTGACTCTCTCTCTAAGTCTGTTATTCTCGCACTGGGTACCAGGTACTTGGGTTGGTTAAAGTCAATGCTTGGCTCTAGTCTTTTTAAGGAGAAGGGGAAGCACGTAGTACACGGGGTAAAGGTAGAGTTAGAAAGAAGAGTAGAGAATAAAATGCCTATATCATGGACTGATATTGAAGAGACGCGATGAATAAACTTATCTTGTAATTTCAGATGTAGTCAGAAAGTCAAAGCTGGGTCCAGGTTCAGCCAGGTCCAGGTCCCAGGTAAAAaagagagacagagagaggGGCAGGACAGACCTGAATGCAATGGAGAGTGTTCCCGTCTCCAGACGCAGGAAACCGAAATGGAAGGGATCATCGCTCTGGGGTCCGCTAGCCCATTCTTGTACAAGGCCAAGCATTGGCTCCCTGTCCTGCAGCCACTGGAACCTCGTCAAGCAATTCTAGTGGAGTCTCTTCCTCTCTGGGAAGAGCGTGGACTGGCTGAGCTAAGCGAGTCACAGtgcgctcctcttcctctcgtTCCCGCCTAACGATACAACATTAAATTCTCCCTTTTGATTCTATGTAGCATTACACAACACCATTCGTTCATTCAGGacattttatttttttcggATAACACAACATTACGCACGCGTCTCCTTCCAGAAACCCGACGGGGAGACCTCGACTGTCTGAGCGCCACGAATCTGAAACTGAGTCACCTAGACACGGTCCTTGTCTGGTCTTGTGTTAGTGGATTCAGGTCAAGTTAAAGCAGCATCTAGAAAAGTATGGCAGGGAAGTATTCAGCTGTTGGTTCGTTCCGCACCCGGTTGACCGTTGGCCTCTGTTAGCTGCATTCAAAGGTTGGTCAAATGGCGGAGAGTTGACTCATTTAAAGATGAGTAGTGACTGGCCTGAATACTACTTCATATAGCAGGGGAGGGAGATTCCGCATTACAACGAATATCCTTGTGCTATACATAACCTCAGAACCAGGATAATCGATCCCGAAGCTCTGGTTTGATACTATTGCCATCTCCAAACCCATCAGCACAGCAGACAAATATAGACCACGATGAATCAAAACTTCACTTCCAGATAAACTCATAAACTCAACCACGCCAAGAAGCACAGTCAGAACACTGTACGTTACACGCATCCATTCAAGACACAACGGTGCCTCCGCCATGCAGCGCTTACCCCGGCCTAGCACCCCTTCCAACGGAACCGCATTCTCTACTGTACCAGCAAGTTTCCTCCCGCCATCAGATCATAGTGCGGGTACTCCCAAACTACGTGCGACTTTGCACAGTATGCACAGTCTCCAGCTCTTCCCCCGCAAGGGTCCAGTCTCGGGTACCGGTACTTGGCGACCATGATTTGAATTCTGAGAGCGAGCGTCGACCCTTGTAGGTAAGATCAATGACAGAACAAAATGGTCATGCTATCAGGCAAACCACCTCTTTCATTTGAGAAAAGTTCATGATTGAACTCAAAGACAATTAAATTGCAAGCCACTCACGTTGCAACGCGTTTCACAGGACCAGGGAGCCAAATTATCTGCGATTTTATTCATGCAAGCTCCAAAGTGGCTTTGTGAGCTCccaaaaaaaataaaaataaaatggCCTGATTGATCGACAAGAACCAAAGCCCATTTCGCGGGTTCAGCCGCTCCTGTCAGTTCGGAAGCCGAAACAACAGTGGCAGATCAAAGAGTCCTCGATAATTTAGTTACAGTGACAATGACAGTCTGCCTGCTATTTCTTACATCACCAAATAACAACTTCTCTCCTGGTCATGCGACGCTCTCTCCCTGCTTGGCGTCTAGGCAGATGTGAGAAGCCGTGGCTTTTGGTGGCTTGGTCACTCTACATCAGAGGCTACAGAAGAATGTGTCCCGAACGGGAAGCTTGCAAGGCTTCTTGCATCCAACTCTGAGAATTCAGACGAAACGCTGTGACCGAGGTACTTCTGTTAATATGAACAATCGTTCCAAGCGCAAGTTGAGATCTATCCTGCAGCATTAACAGCAGAGGCATGCGACGTCTCTATTCCATTATAT is part of the Fusarium poae strain DAOMC 252244 chromosome 4, whole genome shotgun sequence genome and encodes:
- the RCO3 gene encoding glucose transporter (TransMembrane:10 (i12-36o74-93i105-122o128-149i161-183o195-214i347-365o380-404i425-446o452-472i)~BUSCO:17082at5125), which encodes MAIAMGWQKPDNVAGSSAPAIMVGLFVASGGLLFGYDTGAINGILAMTEFKEQFGKHTNCIDDNGAIDICTKDSSIIVAILSAGTALGALLAAPTGDSLGRRKTLLLAVAIFCVGAIFQVAADNIDLLLVGRFFAGVGVGLISVLVPLYQSEMAPKWIRGTLVCAYQLSITFGLLAASIVNILASKLNNSSAYRIPLGLQIVPAIILTGGLLLLPETPRFLVKKGLHEAAGLSLSRLRRLDITHPALVDELQEMIANHQYELTLGPDSYKQLFIGSPNLGRRTFTGCGLQMLQQLTGINFIMYYSTSFFDGAGVESPYTKSLIINIINVVSTIPGLLVIEKWGRRRLLMIGALGMAGCQLLMASFDTATGQNYEKASQTILIAFCAINIFFFAASWGPVVWVVTSEIYPLKVRAKAMSVSTASNWLLNFGIAYGAPFLVGTGPGNASFGPKIFFIWGAFCILAVFFVWCMVYETSKISLEQIDEMYERVNHAWNSKSFEPSWSFQQMLNDGWSPSAQPPAGHELQTTTSASSADTTLGDGDASSITVSQNNTNSSLLNNNNDQNKGPPAMSMANVDFSY